Proteins encoded within one genomic window of Prauserella marina:
- a CDS encoding M50 family metallopeptidase has product MAAADDEIWQALDLEASTTSTIVLVAAGIALLAVVVRAPWRFARNVITIVHEAGHALVAVLAGRRLQGIRLHSDTSGVTVSRGKPEGAGMVLTALAGYPAPALLGLAFSGFVAGANLSAVLGIAAALLLGVLIMVRNAYGVFAVVVSAGVLAGVALLAPPGMQAAFVYLMTWFLLLGSVRPVFELQAKRRRGAARDSDIDQLARLTGLPAAIWLLVLGVLIGSCVALGGMLLIEPAVR; this is encoded by the coding sequence ATGGCCGCCGCCGACGACGAGATTTGGCAAGCACTCGACCTGGAAGCCAGTACGACGAGCACCATCGTGCTGGTGGCCGCGGGTATCGCCTTGCTCGCCGTCGTGGTGCGCGCGCCGTGGCGCTTCGCCCGCAACGTCATCACGATCGTGCACGAGGCTGGGCACGCGCTGGTCGCGGTACTGGCCGGTCGGCGGCTACAGGGCATTCGCCTGCACTCCGACACCTCCGGCGTGACCGTCTCGCGAGGCAAGCCGGAAGGCGCGGGCATGGTGCTCACGGCGCTCGCCGGATATCCGGCGCCAGCCCTGCTGGGACTGGCCTTCTCCGGCTTCGTGGCCGGCGCGAACCTCAGCGCGGTTCTGGGGATCGCCGCGGCTTTGCTGCTCGGGGTGCTGATCATGGTTCGCAACGCGTACGGGGTGTTCGCGGTCGTCGTGTCCGCGGGGGTGCTGGCCGGAGTGGCCCTGCTGGCGCCGCCGGGAATGCAGGCGGCGTTCGTGTACCTGATGACGTGGTTCCTGCTGCTCGGCTCCGTGCGTCCGGTGTTCGAACTGCAAGCCAAGCGCCGCAGGGGAGCGGCGCGCGACTCCGACATCGACCAGCTCGCGAGACTCACCGGGCTTCCGGCGGCGATCTGGCTGCTGGTGCTGGGTGTGCTCATCGGCAGCTGTGTCGCGCTGGGCGGGATGTTGCTCATCGAACCGGCGGTGCGCTGA
- a CDS encoding DNA-3-methyladenine glycosylase family protein — translation MPRTASGSEAGSATIRPTVVDIDVLGDYSLVESARFLAGFPPAARPDAGEEHGVLRLAFPVDGAGDHVGALVRQRAPNQVTVEVAAVPHTAPAAVEQVRRLLSLDADGELFSALDAVDPVLGRLRAQRRGLRPVLFPSPYEAACWAVVCQRFRVAHAASVNRLLAVRHGRAVEVAGRTVRSFPAPEVLATVPTVPGLSVQKVRRLRAVAEAAAEGRLDATMLRAMPVADALEQVRSLPGIGPFSAELVVAQGAGHPDVFPLAEHRLHEEMARVYGLPDVVEPAELEGIARRWRPYRSWGAFLLRARRETNTALLPATGQAGNDSVPAVPSLGKGVTGTRQ, via the coding sequence GTGCCCAGGACGGCGTCCGGTTCCGAGGCAGGCTCCGCGACGATCCGCCCAACGGTCGTCGACATCGACGTACTCGGGGATTACTCCCTTGTGGAGAGTGCCCGGTTTCTCGCGGGATTTCCGCCTGCCGCGCGGCCCGACGCCGGCGAAGAGCACGGTGTGCTGCGGCTTGCCTTTCCCGTCGACGGCGCGGGCGACCACGTGGGAGCGCTGGTGCGGCAGCGGGCGCCGAATCAGGTGACGGTCGAGGTAGCCGCCGTACCGCACACGGCGCCCGCCGCCGTCGAGCAGGTCCGCCGTCTCCTTTCGCTCGACGCCGACGGGGAGTTGTTCTCGGCGCTCGATGCCGTTGATCCGGTTCTCGGCCGATTACGCGCGCAGCGCAGGGGATTGCGCCCGGTGCTGTTCCCATCGCCCTACGAGGCGGCGTGCTGGGCGGTGGTGTGCCAACGGTTCAGGGTCGCTCACGCGGCTTCCGTCAACCGGCTGCTGGCTGTCCGGCATGGGCGCGCGGTCGAGGTGGCGGGTAGAACTGTCCGCTCGTTTCCGGCTCCCGAGGTGCTGGCCACCGTCCCCACCGTGCCGGGCTTGTCGGTGCAGAAGGTGCGCAGGCTTCGCGCGGTCGCCGAAGCCGCCGCCGAAGGCCGGCTCGACGCGACGATGCTGCGCGCGATGCCGGTCGCCGACGCGCTGGAACAGGTGCGAAGCCTGCCGGGAATCGGGCCGTTCTCGGCGGAACTCGTGGTCGCGCAAGGGGCTGGGCACCCCGACGTCTTCCCGCTGGCCGAACACCGGCTGCATGAGGAGATGGCGCGGGTTTACGGCCTGCCGGACGTAGTCGAACCGGCCGAACTGGAGGGCATCGCACGGCGGTGGCGGCCTTACCGAAGCTGGGGAGCGTTCCTCTTGAGGGCACGCAGAGAGACGAATACGGCGCTGCTTCCGGCCACCGGGCAAGCGGGGAACGATAGCGTGCCCGCAGTTCCGTCCCTGGGAAAGGGGGTCACGGGAACCAGACAATGA
- a CDS encoding ribosomal RNA small subunit methyltransferase A: protein MPSRKPRGPRRTTRDAPRPNPSGVHFLASNQIIDGLIRSCAPAPADLVIEFGSGNGAITAPLTRTGARVIAVERDPAFARKLRTRLDDKENLRVVTTDARTFPLPRKDFLVVASIPYSISTSLLRRLLNPGGGTPRKAGLIVEWGFAKRLTTAVPRTAELAWWAARFDITLVRKVPAHCFRPIPSVDSAQLFIERKPQLSKGEGRTLRAMIEAAYLSPRHGVRNVVTAATGTRSPRLVLAAGLTPGTRADTVKPAQWARLAHLLTAHGEPQRSGDCSPACSRQARKR, encoded by the coding sequence ATGCCTTCCCGCAAACCGCGCGGGCCGCGTCGCACGACACGCGACGCGCCGCGTCCCAACCCCTCCGGCGTCCATTTCCTGGCGTCGAACCAGATCATCGACGGCTTGATCCGTTCGTGTGCCCCCGCCCCAGCCGATCTCGTCATCGAGTTCGGCTCCGGCAACGGCGCGATCACGGCACCGTTGACAAGAACCGGCGCACGCGTGATCGCCGTCGAACGCGATCCAGCGTTCGCCCGCAAGCTGCGCACCCGGCTCGACGACAAGGAAAACCTCCGCGTCGTCACCACCGATGCCAGAACATTCCCCTTACCCCGCAAGGACTTCCTCGTCGTCGCGAGCATTCCCTACTCCATTTCCACCTCACTGCTTCGCCGCTTGCTCAACCCGGGCGGCGGCACCCCACGCAAGGCGGGGCTGATCGTCGAATGGGGCTTCGCCAAACGCCTCACCACCGCCGTCCCGCGAACGGCGGAACTCGCGTGGTGGGCAGCCAGATTCGACATCACACTCGTCAGAAAGGTTCCCGCCCACTGCTTCCGGCCGATCCCTTCCGTCGACTCCGCACAGCTGTTCATCGAACGGAAACCGCAGCTGAGTAAGGGTGAAGGGCGAACGCTCCGCGCCATGATCGAGGCGGCTTACCTGTCGCCACGGCACGGCGTCCGCAACGTGGTCACTGCCGCGACGGGGACCCGATCGCCCCGGTTGGTGCTCGCCGCCGGCCTCACCCCGGGGACGAGGGCGGACACGGTGAAACCAGCGCAGTGGGCCCGGCTGGCCCACCTGCTGACCGCGCACGGCGAACCGCAGCGAAGTGGAGACTGTTCCCCGGCTTGCTCTCGGCAGGCGAGGAAACGCTGA
- the orn gene encoding oligoribonuclease: MTDRLVWIDCEMTGLDLAKDSLIEIAVLVTDAELRVLGDGLDLVIHADDEALANMPDIVRDMHARSGLTEEVRASSVTLEEAEQQVLAYIREHVPDPQTAPLAGNSIGTDRGFIARDMPSLDGYLHYRMVDVSSVKELVRRWYPRIYYAKPEKGLAHRALADIRESIGELDYYRKTAFVAQPGPSTEQARAAADEVVRTRQ, translated from the coding sequence GTGACTGACCGTCTTGTCTGGATCGATTGTGAAATGACGGGGCTCGACCTCGCCAAAGACTCCCTCATCGAGATCGCGGTTCTCGTGACCGATGCCGAACTGCGCGTACTCGGTGACGGACTCGACCTCGTCATCCACGCCGACGACGAAGCGCTGGCGAACATGCCCGACATCGTGCGCGACATGCACGCCCGCTCGGGGCTGACCGAGGAGGTGCGCGCCTCGTCCGTCACGCTCGAAGAAGCCGAACAACAGGTGCTCGCCTACATCAGAGAGCACGTGCCCGATCCGCAAACCGCGCCGCTGGCTGGAAACTCGATCGGCACCGACCGTGGCTTCATCGCGCGCGACATGCCCTCTCTCGACGGCTACCTGCACTACCGCATGGTCGACGTGTCGTCCGTCAAGGAACTGGTCAGGCGCTGGTACCCGCGCATCTACTACGCCAAGCCCGAGAAGGGGCTCGCACACAGGGCGCTGGCCGACATCAGGGAATCGATCGGCGAACTCGACTACTATCGGAAGACGGCGTTCGTCGCCCAGCCGGGACCGAGCACCGAACAGGCGAGGGCGGCCGCCGACGAAGTCGTTCGAACCCGGCAATGA
- a CDS encoding L,D-transpeptidase — MRSRGGYKPRLGVRLISTVLVGGVLLTGCTSAATEGPEDERSSPASTAPPKPVSLELSVEEGAKDVEPGLPVTVSATDGKVTEASLIGKHGTVVEGQLAEDGSGWESAEPLGYGKTYTLAATAEGANGKPETKTSTFTTATPAQQISVWTNVDDGQQVGVGMPIIFTFSGPVPDRKAAEKALRIETDPETEGAFHWFSDESVTWRPKEYWQAGTTVTVDAAIYGRHLGDGVYGSEDNFAKLTVGDKVVTVADGETYQMTVFVNDKEVKKLPISLGKPSTTTPNGTYTVMSEHNGYTMDSSTYGVPVESGGGYRLWVEYAVRLSNSGIFYHSAPWSVAQQGNTHTSHGCINLSPENAAWLMEISQPGDVVTVKNAGEQTLEPTDGWSVWQMSWEEWIAGDA, encoded by the coding sequence ATGCGTAGTCGGGGTGGCTACAAGCCACGTCTGGGGGTCCGGTTGATCTCGACCGTGTTAGTGGGGGGTGTTTTGCTCACTGGCTGTACATCCGCGGCGACTGAGGGGCCGGAGGACGAGCGGTCAAGTCCCGCGTCGACCGCGCCTCCGAAGCCGGTGTCGCTGGAGCTGTCGGTCGAGGAGGGCGCGAAGGACGTCGAACCGGGGTTGCCCGTCACGGTGAGCGCCACCGACGGGAAGGTCACCGAGGCGTCCCTGATCGGCAAGCACGGCACGGTCGTCGAGGGCCAACTGGCCGAGGACGGTTCCGGCTGGGAGTCGGCGGAACCGCTCGGATATGGCAAGACTTACACCCTCGCCGCGACGGCCGAGGGCGCGAACGGCAAACCGGAGACCAAGACCTCCACCTTCACGACGGCCACTCCGGCTCAGCAGATCTCGGTGTGGACGAACGTCGATGACGGGCAGCAGGTCGGCGTCGGCATGCCGATCATCTTCACGTTCAGTGGGCCCGTTCCTGACCGGAAGGCCGCAGAGAAGGCACTGCGGATCGAGACCGACCCGGAGACCGAAGGCGCGTTCCATTGGTTCAGTGACGAGTCGGTGACCTGGCGGCCGAAGGAGTACTGGCAGGCGGGAACGACGGTGACCGTCGACGCCGCCATCTACGGCAGGCATCTCGGCGACGGGGTGTACGGCAGTGAGGACAACTTCGCGAAACTGACCGTCGGGGACAAAGTGGTCACGGTCGCCGACGGCGAGACGTATCAGATGACGGTGTTCGTCAACGACAAGGAGGTCAAGAAGTTGCCGATCTCCCTTGGCAAGCCGTCGACGACGACTCCGAACGGTACGTACACCGTCATGAGCGAGCACAACGGTTACACCATGGATTCGAGCACCTACGGGGTTCCGGTCGAGAGCGGCGGGGGCTACCGGCTGTGGGTGGAGTACGCGGTGCGGCTGTCCAACAGCGGGATCTTCTATCACTCCGCGCCGTGGTCGGTGGCGCAGCAGGGCAACACGCACACGAGCCACGGATGCATCAACCTCTCCCCCGAGAACGCGGCGTGGTTGATGGAGATCTCGCAGCCGGGCGACGTGGTGACGGTGAAGAACGCGGGCGAGCAGACGCTGGAGCCGACCGACGGCTGGAGCGTGTGGCAGATGTCGTGGGAAGAATGGATCGCCGGAGACGCGTGA
- a CDS encoding TetR/AcrR family transcriptional regulator — translation MRSVRDLTAQARIRDAALERFGFGGVAATSVRAIAATAGVSPALVLHHFGSKEGLRQACDEHVLAAIRSGPTVDGVIEQGALTEILRTATPVRRYLGRALLEGSEAANVLFAEIVDATQQWLADGEAQGWATPTTDARARAVTYVAWLLAPLLLSEQVSQLLGGDVAEPETSLRGARAGLEMLTGGLFTDDRWLSAFTAIVAKEQAR, via the coding sequence ATGCGTTCAGTACGTGACCTTACCGCCCAGGCTCGGATTCGGGACGCCGCGCTGGAGCGCTTCGGCTTTGGCGGGGTGGCCGCGACCAGCGTGCGCGCGATCGCTGCCACCGCCGGTGTCTCGCCCGCTCTGGTGCTGCACCACTTCGGCTCGAAGGAAGGCCTGCGACAGGCGTGCGACGAGCACGTGCTCGCGGCGATCCGCTCCGGTCCCACCGTTGACGGGGTGATCGAGCAGGGCGCGCTCACCGAGATACTGCGCACGGCAACCCCGGTGCGGCGATACCTCGGCCGGGCATTGCTGGAGGGCTCGGAGGCCGCGAACGTCTTGTTCGCCGAGATCGTCGACGCCACCCAGCAATGGCTGGCCGACGGCGAAGCACAAGGTTGGGCCACGCCCACCACGGACGCACGAGCGCGCGCAGTGACCTATGTGGCCTGGCTGCTGGCACCGCTACTGCTCAGTGAGCAGGTCAGTCAGCTGCTCGGCGGTGACGTTGCCGAACCCGAGACCTCACTACGAGGGGCCAGGGCCGGGCTGGAGATGTTGACCGGCGGGCTGTTCACCGACGACCGCTGGCTGTCCGCGTTCACCGCGATCGTCGCGAAGGAGCAAGCGCGATGA
- a CDS encoding glycosyltransferase, whose product MKALLVTHGTRGDVQPFLALALALRAAGHHARLAAPVSFAAQAQEHGVEFAGLDEGPNRLMADPVVRKAAGNGYRGLRGKISAVRTARRIKPLMADVLRDLALSPVKVARRGGALAHAACSARRGDAWRPVGTGDIAARVGTHVADAVPDGAATANAQGVQPRDIPRGVGALAHLCRNREHLWCCKHSARRLRRSTRGGRNRYVRQASGSCR is encoded by the coding sequence ATGAAGGCACTTTTGGTCACCCACGGCACGCGCGGCGACGTGCAGCCGTTCCTCGCGCTCGCACTCGCCCTGCGTGCCGCAGGCCACCACGCTCGCCTGGCCGCGCCAGTATCGTTTGCGGCGCAAGCACAAGAACACGGCGTGGAGTTCGCGGGGCTGGACGAGGGACCAAACCGGTTGATGGCGGACCCGGTGGTTCGTAAGGCCGCGGGCAATGGATACCGGGGCCTGCGGGGCAAGATCAGCGCGGTGCGCACCGCACGGCGAATCAAACCTCTGATGGCCGACGTGCTGCGAGATCTGGCGCTGTCGCCCGTGAAAGTGGCGAGACGTGGTGGTGCACTCGCCCACGCTGCCTGCTCAGCACGTCGCGGAGATGCTTGGCGTCCCGTCGGTACTGGCGACATTGCAGCCCGAGTGGGTACCCACGTCGCTGATGCCGTGCCCGATGGTGCAGCTACCGCGAATGCCCAGGGTGTTCAACCGCGCGACATACCTCGCGGCGTTGGCGCCCTTGCACACCTATGCCGGAATCGTGAACACCTTTGGTGTTGCAAGCATTCAGCCCGCAGACTACGCAGATCGACCCGGGGTGGCCGGAACAGGTACGTACGACAGGCTTCTGGTTCCTGCCGGTGA
- a CDS encoding glycosyltransferase, giving the protein MTDTWSPSAQLNEFLNAGPRPVYIGFGSMTGPRANRTGAIVAEAVRRAGVRVVLATGWGGLGEAASSEHVLLIDQAPHDWLFPRKAAVVHHGGGGTTAAALAAGRPQVVCPFVADQPHWAQRMRDIAVAPAPVRQQKLTLRASAPRSPKRSPAPPWRTTAVQTLEERLA; this is encoded by the coding sequence GTGACCGACACGTGGTCACCGTCGGCACAGCTGAACGAGTTCCTGAACGCAGGACCGCGCCCGGTCTACATCGGCTTCGGCAGCATGACCGGGCCTCGGGCGAACAGGACCGGTGCCATTGTCGCCGAGGCAGTACGCCGCGCGGGAGTCCGAGTGGTACTGGCGACTGGATGGGGCGGTCTCGGTGAGGCCGCTTCTTCGGAGCACGTACTGCTTATCGACCAAGCGCCCCACGATTGGTTGTTCCCCCGCAAGGCCGCGGTTGTGCACCACGGTGGCGGTGGTACCACGGCCGCCGCCCTTGCCGCAGGACGCCCGCAGGTCGTGTGCCCTTTCGTGGCCGACCAACCCCACTGGGCACAGCGCATGCGCGACATCGCGGTCGCGCCCGCACCCGTGCGTCAGCAGAAACTCACCTTGCGCGCCTCGGCGCCGCGATCTCCGAAGCGGTCGCCAGCACCACCATGGCGGACAACCGCCGTGCAGACGCTGGAAGAACGCCTGGCCTGA
- a CDS encoding DUF6653 family protein has protein sequence MSIAKSVAGLFRMNDDAWKRHANPWSVWTRFAAIPAMLLAIWSRTWIGWWSLVPIAAVIIWLFVNPSVFPPVGPDSWAARGIYGERAWVRHGNQVPPDHQRIMRLLVAVGLCGFALIAWGLVALQVWPTAFGTTLVILTQLWRIDRFGWLWERLTH, from the coding sequence ATGAGTATCGCGAAATCCGTCGCAGGGCTCTTCCGGATGAACGACGATGCCTGGAAACGCCATGCCAACCCCTGGAGTGTGTGGACCCGCTTCGCCGCCATCCCAGCCATGCTGCTGGCTATATGGAGCAGGACCTGGATCGGCTGGTGGAGTCTGGTCCCGATCGCCGCAGTGATCATCTGGCTGTTCGTCAATCCCTCCGTGTTCCCGCCCGTGGGACCCGATTCCTGGGCAGCGAGGGGAATCTACGGCGAACGCGCCTGGGTGCGCCACGGCAACCAGGTACCGCCTGACCACCAACGGATCATGCGGTTGCTGGTCGCCGTTGGGCTGTGCGGATTCGCCCTGATCGCCTGGGGCCTGGTCGCCCTTCAGGTGTGGCCGACCGCGTTCGGCACGACCCTGGTGATCCTGACGCAGCTGTGGCGCATCGACCGGTTCGGCTGGCTGTGGGAACGCCTCACCCACTGA
- a CDS encoding EthD family reductase: MYKLVVLYSEPADPDHFRDYYVTNHLPLVMDWPGPLGWRYSFEVATTGGDAPYFAVFEAEFADAAAYHAASESPHGQRLAADVANYATGGVTIVHYPVQDGTG; encoded by the coding sequence ATGTACAAACTAGTTGTCTTGTATTCCGAGCCTGCCGACCCTGACCACTTCCGCGACTACTATGTGACCAACCACCTTCCGCTTGTCATGGATTGGCCCGGCCCACTGGGGTGGCGCTACAGCTTCGAGGTGGCGACGACCGGGGGAGACGCGCCGTATTTCGCGGTCTTCGAAGCCGAATTCGCTGACGCCGCCGCCTATCACGCGGCGTCAGAGTCGCCGCACGGCCAGCGGCTGGCCGCCGATGTCGCCAACTACGCCACCGGCGGTGTGACCATCGTCCACTATCCGGTACAGGACGGCACCGGCTGA
- a CDS encoding carboxymuconolactone decarboxylase family protein: MLLLRLVFLYSKHYHPLGVSVFETNWAGESMSRIALLDPPYTGQAGALLARMMPGGAPPIGLFRMFARNIPMADAMHGWGRYELGRQLTLTMREREIVIDRTCVLCGCEYEWGVHMMTFADRVGLTREQAASLVRGGPADDCWKSEGERLLILAVDALHECSDIDETLWTRLASVFDEVQLLDLLLLCGWYHAVSFAARATRVPHEPGAPRFADFPPIATGVNR; this comes from the coding sequence ATGCTCCTCCTGCGCCTTGTGTTTCTTTATTCGAAACACTACCATCCGCTGGGTGTTTCTGTTTTCGAAACGAACTGGGCGGGAGAGTCGATGTCGCGGATAGCCCTGCTGGACCCGCCGTACACCGGCCAGGCCGGTGCGCTGCTCGCGCGCATGATGCCCGGGGGTGCTCCGCCGATCGGCTTGTTCCGAATGTTCGCCAGAAACATCCCCATGGCCGACGCCATGCATGGGTGGGGTCGCTACGAGTTGGGCAGACAGTTGACCCTGACCATGCGGGAACGCGAGATCGTCATCGACCGGACGTGCGTGCTGTGCGGCTGCGAGTACGAGTGGGGCGTGCACATGATGACCTTCGCGGACCGGGTCGGACTCACCCGCGAGCAGGCGGCATCCCTGGTGCGCGGGGGCCCTGCTGATGACTGCTGGAAGTCTGAGGGGGAACGGCTGCTCATCCTCGCTGTCGATGCGCTGCACGAGTGTTCCGATATCGATGAAACGTTGTGGACACGGCTCGCGTCGGTTTTCGATGAGGTCCAGCTGCTTGATCTGCTTCTGCTGTGCGGGTGGTATCACGCCGTCAGCTTCGCCGCGCGCGCCACGCGCGTGCCGCACGAGCCCGGCGCGCCTCGCTTCGCCGATTTCCCTCCCATCGCGACCGGGGTCAACCGATGA
- a CDS encoding winged helix-turn-helix transcriptional regulator: MPTPHPGSPVRGSTTGRPLMAAMDLFGRRWALRILWELRAGPLGARALLARCEGLSSSVLYQRLRELTTSGIIARSAEGYELTRLGTALRHALHPLDEWAIAWAQEQQHNDQEPE; the protein is encoded by the coding sequence ATGCCGACACCACACCCAGGAAGCCCTGTTCGTGGTTCGACGACCGGCCGCCCCCTCATGGCCGCGATGGACCTGTTCGGCCGTCGGTGGGCGCTGCGAATTCTCTGGGAACTGCGCGCGGGCCCCCTCGGCGCCCGCGCGCTCCTGGCACGGTGCGAAGGGCTATCGTCCAGCGTCCTCTACCAACGGCTTCGTGAACTCACAACGAGCGGGATCATCGCCCGCTCGGCCGAGGGCTACGAGCTCACTCGGCTGGGGACAGCACTCAGACACGCCCTCCATCCGCTCGACGAATGGGCGATCGCCTGGGCGCAGGAGCAACAACACAACGATCAGGAGCCGGAATGA
- a CDS encoding ABC transporter permease yields the protein MSSLTMTYTRRNLAETIRTPTMFLTVALVPVGVMLFFVVPFIGQDARAITSATGTLVVFGVLMACVGHFSIVIATQRESAWGNYLRTLPGGLAPQMSAQLLVGMVVVAAAIVPIVLVAGLFTAATAPLSRVLLAAGALLVAVVTFSLLGLAMGYLLSLRVASIANSIGFLPLAVAGGMFFDRADTPSFIVQIAPYVPTRGATDLVLVALTGESVGPLSLAMLAIWITVLAGLTAWGYHRDQIRRFS from the coding sequence ATGTCTTCATTGACCATGACCTACACCCGGCGAAATCTTGCCGAGACCATCCGCACGCCCACGATGTTCCTGACCGTGGCACTGGTCCCGGTCGGCGTGATGCTGTTCTTCGTCGTACCGTTCATCGGCCAGGACGCGCGGGCCATCACCTCGGCCACCGGAACTCTGGTGGTGTTCGGGGTGCTCATGGCCTGCGTCGGCCACTTCAGCATCGTGATCGCGACGCAACGGGAATCGGCCTGGGGGAACTATTTGCGCACCCTTCCGGGAGGGCTCGCGCCGCAAATGTCGGCTCAACTGCTGGTCGGGATGGTCGTCGTCGCTGCGGCGATCGTACCGATCGTGCTGGTAGCCGGACTGTTCACCGCCGCGACGGCGCCACTGTCGCGGGTGCTGCTGGCGGCGGGAGCGCTGCTGGTCGCTGTCGTGACCTTCAGTCTGCTGGGGCTGGCAATGGGCTACCTGCTGTCGCTGCGCGTGGCCTCCATCGCCAACAGCATCGGTTTCCTTCCCCTGGCAGTGGCCGGTGGGATGTTCTTCGATCGCGCCGACACGCCGTCGTTCATCGTTCAGATCGCGCCCTACGTGCCGACCCGAGGCGCGACCGACCTCGTGCTGGTCGCCCTCACCGGGGAATCGGTCGGCCCGCTGTCGCTGGCAATGCTCGCGATATGGATCACGGTACTGGCCGGACTCACCGCCTGGGGCTACCACCGCGACCAGATCCGCCGATTCAGCTGA
- a CDS encoding ABC transporter ATP-binding protein, producing MTILARARDLTRRYNDKTALDGVSLDIPAGQVLGLLGPNGAGKSTLINVMTGLLRPTSGSVELCGGDPRSEATRRVIGVTPQETGLPETWRVAELVDFVSEHFPDPVGRAELLKRFDLTSLADRQAGGLSGGQQRRVAVALAFVGRPRLVFLDEPTTGLDVDARRALWEGIRSFHADGGAVLLTSHYIEEVEELADRVVVVDRGRVIADGGVAEIRGRIQLKRVTLTDAALPALNEVASIERDADRTHLLTNDATALVRELVTVGASFTDIEIESASLEDAFLAITGDRRIT from the coding sequence ATGACCATCCTCGCCCGCGCGCGCGATCTCACCCGTCGCTACAACGACAAGACCGCGCTGGACGGTGTTTCCCTGGACATCCCGGCAGGCCAGGTGCTCGGGCTTCTGGGGCCGAACGGTGCGGGAAAGTCCACGCTGATCAACGTGATGACCGGGCTGCTGCGGCCCACTTCCGGCAGTGTCGAATTGTGCGGGGGTGACCCGCGCAGCGAAGCGACCCGCCGTGTGATCGGCGTGACGCCACAGGAGACCGGGCTTCCTGAGACCTGGCGAGTCGCCGAACTGGTGGACTTCGTCTCCGAGCACTTCCCCGACCCGGTGGGGCGGGCCGAACTGCTCAAGCGCTTCGACCTCACCTCGCTGGCCGACCGGCAGGCCGGCGGTCTTTCCGGCGGGCAGCAGCGGCGGGTCGCGGTCGCGCTGGCCTTCGTCGGGCGGCCTCGGCTGGTGTTCCTGGACGAGCCCACCACCGGTCTCGACGTGGACGCCCGGCGGGCGTTGTGGGAGGGCATCCGTTCCTTCCACGCCGACGGCGGAGCAGTTCTGCTGACCAGTCACTACATCGAGGAGGTGGAGGAACTGGCCGACCGGGTCGTGGTGGTGGACCGCGGCCGAGTCATCGCCGACGGCGGTGTCGCCGAGATCCGCGGCCGGATCCAGCTCAAACGGGTCACGCTCACGGACGCGGCGCTGCCCGCGCTGAACGAGGTCGCGTCGATCGAGCGAGACGCCGACCGCACCCATCTGCTCACCAACGACGCCACGGCGCTGGTCCGGGAACTGGTGACCGTCGGCGCGTCCTTCACTGACATCGAAATCGAGTCCGCCTCGCTGGAGGACGCCTTCCTGGCGATCACCGGTGATCGGCGGATCACGTGA
- a CDS encoding SDR family NAD(P)-dependent oxidoreductase, with amino-acid sequence MNPLDGKVALVTGGAGGIGAAIGRRFASGGAKVVIADIDVAGETIAREIGGVFVPTDVARLADNLAAVRTAIEHFGNLDIAVLNAGIGERGSFVEDFRPEHYRDLVSVNLDGVVYGLHAALGVFTERGSGAILATSSLAGLSESPMNPLYAATKHAVTGLVRSVAPIVSEQGITVNALCPTFIDTPILGEATPYISDLGVAVLRPERVAEVAELALAHGGTGQAWPVVPHGEPTPFAFPEIPSIMSEPHRQISEATA; translated from the coding sequence ATGAACCCCCTCGACGGCAAAGTCGCACTCGTGACCGGTGGGGCCGGCGGGATCGGTGCGGCCATCGGTCGCCGGTTCGCATCCGGCGGCGCCAAGGTCGTCATCGCCGACATCGATGTGGCAGGGGAGACAATCGCCCGGGAGATCGGCGGAGTCTTCGTTCCCACCGACGTCGCCCGGCTGGCTGACAATCTCGCCGCCGTTCGAACTGCGATCGAGCACTTCGGCAACCTCGATATCGCCGTGCTGAACGCCGGAATCGGTGAACGGGGCAGCTTCGTCGAGGATTTCCGGCCTGAGCATTACCGCGACCTGGTCTCGGTCAACCTCGACGGGGTGGTCTACGGGCTGCACGCCGCCTTGGGGGTGTTCACCGAACGGGGTTCCGGAGCGATCCTGGCCACTTCCAGCCTGGCCGGCTTGAGCGAGAGTCCGATGAACCCGCTCTACGCGGCCACCAAACACGCCGTGACCGGGCTGGTCCGCTCCGTCGCACCGATCGTGTCCGAGCAGGGCATCACCGTCAACGCGCTGTGCCCCACCTTTATCGACACCCCGATCTTGGGGGAGGCCACCCCCTACATCAGCGACCTCGGGGTGGCGGTCCTTCGGCCGGAACGGGTCGCCGAGGTCGCCGAACTGGCGCTGGCACACGGTGGGACGGGACAAGCATGGCCGGTTGTGCCGCACGGCGAGCCCACTCCCTTCGCCTTCCCCGAGATTCCGTCGATCATGTCCGAGCCGCACCGCCAGATCTCGGAGGCCACCGCATGA